A portion of the Enterobacteriaceae endosymbiont of Donacia vulgaris genome contains these proteins:
- a CDS encoding NifU family protein, translating to MLKITKLAQEYFLKLLSKKKENTCIRISVFVKNNIFKGNVAFCDIQKIKDNDIKLNFNKLNIFIEFNSLKFLEDIKIDLIKKKLSKKLKFIVLSTNNITIKKNIQDLKKNIKDFLKNTINPKLLNHGGFIRLKNITINNIVLVEFHGGCQGCAMSNYTLQNWIKKEILHHFPEIKEVHDVTLHKKNELSYY from the coding sequence ATGTTAAAAATTACAAAATTAGCTCAAGAATATTTTTTAAAATTATTATCTAAAAAAAAAGAAAATACATGTATTAGAATTTCTGTTTTTGTAAAAAATAATATATTTAAAGGTAATGTTGCTTTTTGTGATATACAAAAAATTAAAGATAATGATATTAAATTAAATTTTAATAAATTAAATATATTTATAGAATTTAATAGTTTAAAATTTTTAGAAGATATTAAAATAGATCTTATAAAAAAAAAATTATCTAAAAAATTAAAATTTATAGTTTTAAGTACAAATAATATTACAATTAAAAAAAATATACAAGATTTAAAAAAAAATATTAAAGATTTTTTAAAAAATACAATTAATCCTAAATTATTAAATCATGGTGGTTTTATAAGATTAAAAAATATAACAATTAATAATATTGTATTAGTAGAATTTCATGGTGGTTGTCAAGGATGTGCAATGAGTAATTATACTCTACAAAATTGGATTAAAAAAGAAATATTACATCATTTTCCAGAAATTAAAGAAGTACATGATGTGACTTTACATAAAAAAAATGAATTATCTTATTATTAA
- a CDS encoding homoserine O-succinyltransferase produces the protein MPVIVPQKLPAINFLKKENIFLLTKSKKYKKNSNTLKILFLNLMFKKIETENQIIRLLSNSSLLIELSLLSVRDNESSNNVSIDHINKYYLNLDQIYNKYYDGLIITGAPLGLINFTDIRYWKEFVKIIHWAEDHVNSIFSICWSVQAILNILYNIPKKINQSKLLGIFKHKILLKNNFLVQGFDDYFFVPHSRYSDFSLQFIQYYTDLKIISYSEKAGVYIFSSNKNKYIFITGHPEYDALTINKEYLNDVKNNLHVHIPYNYYPLNNRKLIPKITWRSHGNLLFLNWLNYLFYK, from the coding sequence ATGCCTGTAATAGTTCCCCAAAAATTACCTGCTATTAATTTTTTAAAAAAAGAGAACATATTTTTATTAACAAAATCTAAAAAATATAAAAAAAACTCAAATACATTAAAAATTCTTTTTTTAAATTTAATGTTTAAAAAAATTGAAACAGAAAATCAAATTATTAGATTATTATCAAATTCATCTCTATTAATAGAGTTATCATTATTATCTGTACGTGATAATGAATCATCTAATAATGTATCTATTGATCATATTAATAAATATTATCTTAATTTAGATCAAATATATAATAAATATTATGATGGTTTAATTATTACGGGTGCTCCTTTAGGATTAATTAACTTTACAGATATAAGATATTGGAAAGAATTTGTAAAAATTATACATTGGGCAGAAGATCATGTAAATTCTATTTTCTCAATATGCTGGTCTGTACAAGCAATACTTAATATATTATATAATATTCCTAAAAAGATTAATCAATCAAAATTATTAGGTATATTTAAACATAAAATATTATTAAAAAATAATTTTTTAGTACAAGGATTTGATGATTATTTTTTTGTTCCTCATTCCAGATATTCTGATTTTTCTTTACAATTTATACAATATTATACTGATTTAAAAATTATTTCTTATTCAGAAAAAGCAGGTGTATATATTTTTTCAAGTAATAAAAATAAATATATATTTATTACTGGTCATCCAGAATATGATGCATTAACAATAAATAAAGAATATTTAAATGATGTAAAAAATAACTTACATGTTCATATACCTTATAATTATTATCCTCTAAATAATAGGAAATTAATACCTAAAATAACTTGGAGAAGTCATGGTAATTTATTATTTTTAAATTGGTTAAATTATTTATTTTATAAATAA
- a CDS encoding proline--tRNA ligase, whose product MLTTKYLFFTSKNKIYVNNLNSYFLMVKSGMVRKLSSGIYTWLPTGLRVINNFKKIIRYFMTDIGAIELLLPILHPSNIWEKSGRINEYGEELLKILDRKKKNLILAPTHEEVITYLINNEIKSYKSIPIHLYQIQTKFRDEIRSRLGVIRAKEFLMKDSYSFHINNISLKETYNIVLKTYKKIFNFMNIKYLIIKADNNIIGGDISHEFHILSKNGENSIVLSKDKKFISNKKLEEYFFNKQYNLNKKKFLKRKILIYKNCLNYKKLAKNFNLSLKNIIKTIIVKTLDKKNPFIALLIRADYELNFHKIKKIDNKITRILSNIEIEKIFKMNIHSIGPFHLKIPVIGDYSIINMYNFVIGANIKDKYFINTNWKINLSIPHNIQDIRYITNDDLTPIKKNLIKIKRSIEIAHIFQIGKKYSKIMNTYIYDQNKLKKFIYMGCYGIGISRLIAAIIEQNYDSKGIVWPNPFLAPFLVAIIPINMYKYSLVEKYSFLIYKKFKLLGINIIFDNRNETPGVMFADIDLIGVPYVIIINNNNIINKNVEYKNRTTGLKSIISVDVIVDFIFHKIKLNKFFNIFYSKR is encoded by the coding sequence ATGTTAACTACTAAATATTTATTTTTTACATCTAAAAACAAAATATATGTTAATAATCTCAACAGTTATTTTTTAATGGTTAAGTCAGGAATGGTAAGAAAATTATCTTCAGGAATATATACTTGGTTACCTACAGGGTTAAGAGTAATTAATAACTTTAAAAAAATAATACGTTATTTTATGACAGATATAGGAGCAATAGAATTATTATTACCTATTTTACATCCCAGTAATATATGGGAAAAAAGTGGACGTATAAATGAGTATGGTGAAGAATTATTAAAAATTTTAGATCGGAAAAAAAAGAATTTAATTTTAGCACCCACTCATGAGGAAGTTATTACTTACTTAATAAATAATGAAATAAAATCATATAAATCTATACCTATTCACTTATATCAAATACAAACAAAATTTAGAGATGAAATAAGATCTCGTTTAGGTGTTATTCGTGCTAAAGAATTTTTAATGAAAGATAGTTATTCTTTTCATATAAATAATATTTCTTTAAAAGAAACTTATAATATTGTATTAAAAACTTATAAAAAAATATTTAATTTTATGAATATAAAATATTTAATTATAAAAGCTGATAATAATATTATTGGTGGTGATATTTCTCATGAATTTCATATTTTATCCAAAAATGGAGAAAATTCAATTGTTTTATCTAAAGATAAAAAATTTATTTCTAATAAAAAATTAGAAGAATATTTTTTTAATAAACAATATAATTTAAATAAAAAAAAATTTCTTAAAAGAAAAATATTAATTTATAAAAATTGTTTAAATTATAAAAAATTAGCTAAAAATTTTAATTTATCTCTAAAAAATATTATTAAAACAATTATTGTTAAAACATTAGATAAAAAAAATCCTTTTATTGCTTTATTAATTAGAGCAGATTATGAATTAAATTTTCATAAAATTAAGAAAATTGATAATAAAATAACAAGAATTTTATCAAATATAGAAATAGAAAAAATTTTTAAAATGAATATACATTCAATAGGCCCTTTTCATTTAAAAATACCTGTTATAGGAGATTATTCTATAATTAATATGTATAATTTTGTTATAGGAGCTAATATTAAAGATAAATATTTTATTAATACAAATTGGAAAATAAATTTATCTATCCCTCATAATATTCAAGATATTCGTTATATTACTAATGATGATTTAACTCCAATTAAAAAAAATTTAATAAAGATTAAACGTAGTATAGAAATAGCTCATATTTTTCAAATTGGTAAAAAATATTCAAAAATCATGAATACTTATATATATGATCAAAATAAACTTAAAAAATTTATATATATGGGATGTTACGGAATTGGTATATCAAGATTAATTGCAGCTATAATAGAACAAAATTACGATTCAAAAGGAATTGTATGGCCTAACCCTTTTTTAGCACCTTTTTTGGTAGCTATTATTCCAATTAATATGTATAAATATTCTTTAGTTGAAAAATATTCTTTTTTAATTTATAAAAAATTTAAATTATTAGGTATAAATATTATTTTTGATAATCGTAATGAAACTCCTGGAGTTATGTTTGCTGATATAGATTTAATTGGAGTACCATATGTAATTATAATTAATAATAACAATATAATTAATAAGAATGTTGAATATAAAAATAGAACAACAGGATTAAAAAGTATTATTTCTGTAGATGTAATTGTTGATTTTATTTTTCATAAAATTAAATTAAATAAATTTTTTAACATATTTTATTCCAAAAGATAA
- the tilS gene encoding tRNA lysidine(34) synthetase TilS — MLIEKKIQLIFKKFKKILIAYSGGIDSTVLLYNLFKLRKKYPLLLRAIYINHNLNYESHNWMKNCFFHCKKWNIPFIYKKINIKIKSNIEKYARKKRYQIFQNIIQKNEILVTAHHLDDQCENFFLFLKRGSGPKGLSGIAKIKIFNKIILFRPLLNISKKKIIDYAIQEKLKWIEDSSNKNIKYDRNFLRNIILPQITKRWPFFKNSIIKAITNYKEQEELLTDLINPILIKLIQKDNSLFIKPLHNYSFAKRNFIIRKWIEYNKYYYMPSRKTLLIIWNEIICCKNNNNPQVKIGKYIIRKHKNYLFCIKYFPYLKNIILTWNNFNIPLLLPHKLGKLIILYINFNYKKESIYIRKPKSNEIIYVKFNILGKFYFNNIKSSINMNNIWKKLSIPKWKREQIPLLFYNKTLIADLENKLITREGKAKLSKKDNFFIFWNKIC, encoded by the coding sequence ATGTTAATAGAAAAAAAAATACAATTAATATTTAAAAAATTTAAAAAAATATTAATAGCATATAGTGGAGGAATAGATTCTACAGTCTTATTGTATAATTTATTTAAATTAAGAAAAAAATATCCTCTTTTATTAAGAGCTATTTATATTAATCATAATTTGAATTATGAATCACATAATTGGATGAAAAATTGTTTTTTCCATTGTAAAAAATGGAACATACCATTTATTTATAAAAAAATAAATATTAAAATAAAAAGTAATATAGAAAAATATGCTCGTAAAAAAAGATATCAGATTTTTCAAAATATTATTCAAAAAAATGAAATATTAGTAACTGCTCATCATTTGGATGATCAATGTGAAAATTTTTTTTTATTTTTAAAAAGAGGTAGTGGTCCAAAAGGTTTATCAGGCATAGCTAAAATTAAGATTTTTAATAAAATCATATTATTTCGACCATTACTTAATATAAGTAAAAAAAAAATAATTGATTATGCTATACAAGAAAAATTAAAATGGATAGAAGATTCTAGTAATAAAAATATAAAATATGATCGTAATTTTTTACGTAATATTATTTTACCACAAATAACTAAAAGATGGCCTTTTTTTAAAAATTCAATTATTAAAGCTATAACAAATTATAAAGAACAAGAAGAATTATTAACGGATTTAATAAATCCGATATTAATAAAATTAATACAGAAAGATAATAGTTTATTTATTAAACCTTTACATAACTATAGTTTTGCAAAAAGAAATTTTATTATTAGAAAATGGATAGAATATAATAAATATTATTATATGCCTTCTAGAAAAACATTACTTATTATATGGAATGAAATTATTTGTTGTAAAAATAATAATAATCCTCAAGTTAAAATAGGAAAATATATTATTCGAAAACATAAAAATTATTTATTTTGTATAAAATATTTCCCTTATCTAAAAAATATCATTTTAACTTGGAATAATTTTAATATTCCTCTTCTATTACCTCATAAATTAGGAAAATTAATAATATTATATATAAATTTTAATTATAAAAAAGAATCAATATATATTAGAAAACCTAAATCTAATGAAATTATATATGTCAAATTTAATATTTTAGGAAAATTTTATTTTAATAATATTAAAAGTTCAATAAATATGAATAATATATGGAAAAAATTATCTATTCCTAAATGGAAAAGAGAACAAATTCCATTATTATTTTATAATAAAACATTAATTGCTGATCTAGAAAATAAATTAATTACTAGAGAAGGTAAAGCAAAATTATCTAAAAAAGATAATTTTTTTATCTTTTGGAATAAAATATGTTAA
- the dnaE gene encoding DNA polymerase III subunit alpha: MNDPKFIHLHVHSDYSIKDGLAKITQLVKKSVLLNMPAIAITDLNNIFSLVKFYKISYKFGLKPIIGVDVQIENLNNINSNKYSILTILAMNNTGLKNIKLLIFYAYKNGYDDNIGPVITYNLLKKYNKGLIILSGGLQGEIGKNILQKNLFSVKEIIFFFKKYFHNCFYFEITRTNSIYEETYINSILNLSNYFALPVVATNNVRFLNKNDFYTHEIRVAINKGYHLNKSYKKSNYSKEQFLKNTKEMCFLFKDIPEALSNSVEIAKRCNIFLLFNKHFLPKFYIKKNITPEQYIIKKSYINLEKKLKNLYPKSNLFKIKKKIYKKRLDQELYIINKMGFPSYFLIVMEFVKWAKNNNIPVGPGRGSGAGSLVAYVLDITNLDPIKFDLIFERFLNIERISLPDFDIDFCMEKRDLVINHIKKIYGQESVFQIITFGTMTAKSVIRDVGRVLGYPYDFINRISKLIPFDLGINLKKAFMNNKKLSDLYKSDINIKELVLTSLKLEGTIKNIGKHAGGVVIAPNNIIKYTTIYCDNNGENIVTQFDKNDIEDIGLVKFDFLGLRTLTVIHHALNMINKKSIKNNKKLININNINLNDKLIFNFLKTAKTTGIFQLESKGIKELIKQLKPDNFEDLIALLALFRPGPLQSGMVENFINRKHGRENISYPDKNWQHKKLKSILQPTYGIILYQEQVMKIAQVLAGYSLGEADILRRVISKKQHKEMAEQRKRFLHGAKKLKINNTLSMKIFDYLEKFASYGFNKSHSAGYALITYQTLWLKKYYPAEFMAAVLTSEMDNTNKIIHLINECKNMKINILPPSINHSLYKFHVNKDNNIVYGLGAIKGIGEQQANNILKTREKIGFFKSIFTFFTEINFKKINKKIIEILILSGSLDYFNFNRGLLINNLEKIIKIINTYLEEQKTGQIDFFNKDNKILLQDKKYIRNDINLMWTKKDILIKEKNILGCYLTGHPISVYLKEILFYTKMKNIHNILIKYKKNYKLPINITIGGIISNIRTFYTYKKQKFLCFNLDDSSNIIEIHLALELLNNKKDIIIINNIVIINGVLYFNNRLKLFVCDVNRIMDIITYREKYLNSINIIFINKKILKNKFFFKFLKTFLFFKKKKDEKNIQIYFFYKNSDFKNKIYFTKSYFISIHTSNFDKFIDLLDNNFIKLEFNE; this comes from the coding sequence ATGAATGATCCAAAATTTATTCATTTACATGTCCATAGTGATTATTCTATTAAAGATGGTCTTGCGAAAATCACACAACTTGTAAAAAAAAGTGTATTATTGAATATGCCAGCAATAGCTATTACTGATCTTAATAATATATTTAGTTTAGTGAAATTTTATAAAATATCTTATAAATTTGGCTTAAAACCTATAATTGGTGTAGATGTACAAATAGAAAATTTAAATAATATTAATTCTAATAAATATTCTATTTTAACGATATTAGCTATGAATAATACTGGTTTAAAAAATATTAAATTATTAATTTTTTATGCGTATAAAAATGGATATGATGATAATATAGGTCCTGTTATTACTTATAATTTATTAAAAAAATATAATAAAGGATTAATTATATTATCTGGTGGATTACAAGGTGAAATTGGTAAGAATATCTTACAAAAAAACCTTTTTTCAGTTAAAGAAATAATTTTTTTTTTTAAAAAATATTTTCATAATTGTTTTTATTTCGAAATTACTAGAACTAACTCTATTTATGAAGAAACTTATATAAATTCAATATTAAATCTATCTAATTATTTTGCTCTTCCTGTTGTAGCTACAAATAATGTACGTTTTTTAAATAAAAATGATTTTTATACACATGAGATTCGAGTAGCAATTAATAAAGGATATCATTTAAATAAAAGTTATAAAAAATCTAATTATAGTAAAGAACAATTTTTAAAAAATACAAAAGAAATGTGTTTTTTATTTAAAGATATACCTGAAGCACTATCTAATAGTGTAGAAATTGCAAAAAGATGTAATATTTTTTTATTATTTAATAAACATTTTTTACCTAAATTTTATATAAAAAAAAATATCACGCCAGAACAATATATTATTAAAAAATCTTATATAAATTTAGAAAAAAAATTAAAAAATTTATATCCAAAATCAAATTTATTTAAAATAAAAAAAAAAATATACAAAAAAAGATTAGATCAAGAATTATATATTATTAATAAAATGGGTTTTCCTAGTTATTTCCTTATAGTTATGGAATTTGTTAAATGGGCAAAGAATAATAATATTCCTGTAGGTCCAGGAAGAGGTTCAGGGGCTGGTTCTTTAGTAGCTTATGTTTTAGATATTACTAATCTAGATCCTATTAAATTTGATTTAATTTTTGAAAGATTTCTAAATATAGAAAGAATATCATTGCCAGATTTTGATATTGATTTTTGTATGGAAAAACGTGATTTAGTAATTAATCATATAAAAAAAATATATGGACAAGAATCAGTATTTCAAATTATAACATTTGGAACTATGACCGCAAAATCTGTAATAAGAGATGTAGGAAGAGTTTTAGGTTATCCATATGATTTTATTAATCGTATTTCAAAATTAATTCCTTTTGATTTAGGTATTAATTTAAAAAAAGCATTTATGAATAATAAAAAATTATCTGATTTATATAAATCAGATATTAATATTAAAGAATTAGTACTTACTTCTTTAAAATTAGAAGGAACAATAAAAAATATTGGGAAACATGCAGGAGGAGTTGTTATAGCACCTAACAATATTATTAAATATACAACGATATATTGTGATAATAATGGAGAAAACATAGTTACTCAATTTGATAAAAATGATATTGAAGATATTGGTTTAGTTAAATTTGATTTTTTAGGTTTGAGAACTTTAACTGTTATACATCATGCTTTAAATATGATTAATAAAAAATCTATTAAAAATAATAAAAAATTAATTAATATTAATAATATTAATTTAAATGATAAACTAATTTTTAATTTTTTAAAAACAGCAAAAACTACAGGTATTTTCCAATTAGAATCTAAAGGTATTAAAGAATTAATTAAACAATTAAAACCAGATAATTTTGAAGACTTAATAGCATTACTAGCCTTATTTAGACCAGGACCTTTGCAATCAGGTATGGTTGAAAATTTTATTAATCGAAAACATGGTAGAGAAAATATTTCATATCCTGATAAAAATTGGCAACATAAAAAATTAAAATCAATTTTACAACCTACATATGGAATTATTCTATATCAAGAACAAGTTATGAAAATAGCTCAAGTCTTAGCAGGCTATAGTTTAGGAGAAGCAGATATTTTAAGAAGAGTAATAAGTAAAAAACAACATAAGGAAATGGCAGAACAAAGAAAACGTTTTTTACATGGTGCAAAAAAATTAAAAATTAATAATACTTTATCTATGAAAATTTTTGATTATCTTGAAAAATTTGCTTCTTATGGATTTAATAAATCTCATTCAGCTGGATATGCTTTAATAACTTATCAAACTTTATGGTTAAAAAAATATTATCCTGCAGAATTTATGGCTGCTGTTTTAACATCAGAAATGGATAATACAAATAAAATTATTCATTTAATAAATGAATGTAAAAATATGAAAATTAATATTTTACCACCTAGTATTAATCATAGTTTATATAAATTTCATGTTAATAAAGATAATAATATTGTATATGGATTAGGAGCTATTAAAGGTATTGGTGAACAACAAGCTAATAATATATTGAAAACTAGGGAGAAAATAGGATTTTTTAAATCTATATTTACTTTTTTTACTGAAATTAATTTTAAAAAAATAAATAAAAAAATTATAGAAATATTAATCTTATCTGGATCATTAGATTATTTTAATTTTAATAGAGGATTATTAATAAATAATTTAGAAAAAATTATAAAAATTATTAATACATATTTAGAAGAACAGAAAACAGGTCAAATAGATTTTTTTAATAAAGATAATAAAATATTACTACAAGATAAAAAATATATTCGTAATGATATAAATTTAATGTGGACTAAAAAAGATATTTTGATAAAAGAAAAAAATATCTTAGGTTGTTATTTAACAGGACATCCAATAAGTGTATATTTAAAAGAAATTTTATTCTATACAAAAATGAAGAATATACATAATATACTCATAAAATATAAAAAAAATTATAAATTACCTATTAATATAACTATAGGTGGTATTATTAGCAATATACGGACTTTTTATACCTATAAAAAACAAAAATTTTTATGTTTTAATTTAGATGATAGTTCAAATATTATTGAAATACATTTAGCTTTAGAGCTTTTAAATAACAAAAAAGATATTATTATAATAAATAATATTGTTATAATAAATGGAGTATTATATTTTAATAACCGATTAAAATTATTTGTATGTGATGTTAATCGTATAATGGATATTATAACTTATAGAGAAAAATATTTAAATAGTATAAATATTATTTTTATAAATAAGAAAATTTTAAAAAATAAATTTTTTTTTAAATTTTTAAAAACTTTTTTATTTTTTAAAAAGAAAAAAGATGAAAAAAATATACAAATATATTTTTTTTATAAAAATTCAGATTTTAAAAATAAAATTTATTTTACTAAATCTTATTTTATTTCTATTCATACAAGTAATTTTGATAAATTTATTGATTTATTAGATAATAATTTTATTAAATTAGAATTTAATGAATAA
- the fabZ gene encoding 3-hydroxyacyl-ACP dehydratase FabZ, translating into MLNINKILSILPHRYPFILVDKVIAFKKFKFLNAIKNISMNEPYFQGHFPKNPIYPGVLLLESMIQTTGILIYKSINNKKLEKKIFYYLVGIDKTRFKKPAFPGDQIIIKSILKKQKNSLLCFNSIAIINNKIICKSKIMCMKVLI; encoded by the coding sequence ATGTTAAATATAAATAAAATTTTATCTATTTTACCTCATAGATATCCATTTATTTTAGTAGATAAAGTTATAGCATTTAAAAAGTTTAAGTTTTTAAATGCTATAAAAAATATTTCTATGAATGAACCTTATTTTCAAGGTCATTTCCCTAAAAATCCAATTTATCCTGGAGTATTATTATTAGAATCTATGATACAAACTACAGGTATTTTAATATATAAAAGTATAAATAATAAAAAATTAGAAAAAAAAATATTTTATTATCTTGTTGGTATTGATAAAACTCGTTTTAAGAAACCAGCTTTTCCAGGAGATCAAATAATAATAAAAAGTATTTTAAAAAAACAAAAAAATTCTTTACTTTGTTTTAATAGTATAGCCATTATTAATAATAAAATTATTTGTAAATCAAAAATTATGTGTATGAAAGTTTTAATATAA
- a CDS encoding OmpH family outer membrane protein, with protein sequence MKHIFKITLLIMVFIVPFNNAYCCPKIVVMNIAKIFNAIPQKEKIAKKLEQELHADFLVIEKMKKSFLSKIKKLKNKKLSKKAKEEIQKEIIYEKKILLQKIEYFTQKNNQRQEQARNKILFFISKLINIIAEKGHYNLVLDVSTIAYIKNVKDITNDVIDLAIQQDNILFI encoded by the coding sequence ATGAAACATATTTTTAAAATAACATTATTAATAATGGTATTTATCGTACCATTTAATAATGCTTATTGTTGTCCCAAAATAGTAGTAATGAATATTGCAAAAATTTTTAATGCAATACCTCAAAAAGAAAAAATAGCTAAAAAATTAGAACAAGAATTACATGCTGATTTTTTAGTAATAGAAAAAATGAAAAAATCATTTTTATCTAAAATAAAAAAATTAAAAAATAAAAAATTATCAAAAAAAGCTAAAGAAGAAATACAAAAAGAAATTATATATGAAAAAAAAATATTATTACAAAAAATAGAGTATTTTACACAAAAAAATAATCAAAGACAAGAACAAGCACGTAATAAAATATTATTTTTCATAAGTAAATTAATTAATATTATTGCAGAAAAAGGACATTATAATCTTGTTTTAGATGTTTCTACTATAGCTTATATAAAAAATGTTAAAGATATAACAAATGATGTTATTGATTTAGCAATACAACAAGATAATATTTTATTTATATAA